One part of the Suncus etruscus isolate mSunEtr1 chromosome 2, mSunEtr1.pri.cur, whole genome shotgun sequence genome encodes these proteins:
- the LOC126001433 gene encoding ribonuclease K6-like produces MVLDLLECFRLFLLFLGLWMPACPLNLWPKRLTKAQWFEIQHIQPKSLQCNKAMNVVNNYTLHCKPENSFLHDFFQNVAATCNLPNIGCKNGWKNRHQSPKPVNMTQCSLTSGKYPLCRYRDAAQYKFFIIACETPQKKDPPYKLVPVHLDKLV; encoded by the coding sequence atggtgctCGATCTTCTGGAATGTTTTCGTCTTTTCCTCTTGTTTTTGGGATTATGGATGCCAGCATGTCCACTtaatctttggcctaaaagacTCACCAAGGCCCAATGGTTTGAAATTCAGCATATACAACCTAAATCTCTTCAATGTAACAAGGCAATGAATGTTGTCAATAATTATACCCTGCATTGTAAACCTGAAAACTCCTTTCTGCATGATTTCTTCCAGAATGTGGCTGCCACATGTAATTTGCCCAACATTGGCTGCAAGAATGGCTGGAAAAACCGCCACCAGAGTCCAAAGCCTGTTAACATGACTCAATGCAGTCTCACCTCAGGAAAGTATCCTCTCTGCCGTTACAGAGATGCTGCCCAATACAAGTTCTTTATTATCGCCTGTGAAACTCCTCAGAAGAAAGACCCTCCCTATAAACTGGTTCCTGTACATTTAGATAAGCTTGTTTAA